The Lagenorhynchus albirostris chromosome 6, mLagAlb1.1, whole genome shotgun sequence genome includes a window with the following:
- the LOC132521701 gene encoding LOW QUALITY PROTEIN: beta-1,4-galactosyltransferase 5-like (The sequence of the model RefSeq protein was modified relative to this genomic sequence to represent the inferred CDS: deleted 1 base in 1 codon) translates to MMQAQAILIWDNMRTIGAQVYEQVVRSAYAKRNSSVNDSDYPLDLNHSETFLQTTTLLPEDFTYFANHTCPERLPSMKGPIAINMSEIGMDVVHELFSRDPTIKLGGHWKPSDCIPRWKVAILIPFWNRHEHLLVLLGHLIPMLQRQRLQFAFYKVEQVGTQPFNRGSPRAMLFNVGFQEAMKDLDWDCLIFRDVDHIPESDCNYYGCGQMPRHFATKLDKYMYLLPYTEFFGGVSGLTVEQFQKINGFPNAFWGWGGEDDDLWNRVQNAGCSVSRPEDDTGKYKSILPHHRGEVQFLGRYALLRKSKERQGLDGLNNLNYFANVTYDALYKNITVNLTPELAQVTEY, encoded by the exons ATGATGCAGGCTCAAGCCATTCTCATCTGGGACAACATGAGAACGATCGGCGCTCAGGTTTACGAGCAGGTAGTTCGGAGCGCTTACGCGAAGAGGAACAGCAGCGTGAATGACTCAGATTATCCTCTTGACTTGAACCACAGCGAAACCTTCCTACAAACCACAACTTTGCTTCCTGAAGACTTCACCTACTTTGCAAACCATACCTGCCCTGAAAGGCTCCCTTCCATGAAGGGCCCCATAGCCATAAACATGAGTGAAATTGGAATGGATGTCGTCCATGAACTCTTCTCTAGAGACCCAACCATCAAGCTCGGAGGTCACTGGAAGCCATCGGATTGCATTCCTCGATGGAAGGTGGCAATCCTTATCCCTTTCTGGAACCGCCATGAGCACCTCCTGGTCCTGCTCGGACACCTGATTCCCATGCTCCAGCGCCAGCGCCTACAGTTTGCATTTTATAAGGTGGAGCAAGTTGGCACCCAACCCTTTAATCGa ggaagcccccgagccATGCTTTTTAATGTGGGTTTTCAAGAAGCAATGAAGGACTTGGACTGGGACTGTCTTATTTTTCGTGATGTGGATCATATACCAGAAAGCGATTGTAACTACTATGGATGTGGA CAGATGCCAAGGCACTTTGCAACTAAACTGGATAAGTATATGTATCTGCTTCCTTATACTGAGTTCTTTGGCGGAGTGAGCGGCTTAACAGTGGAACAGTTTCAGAAAATCAACGGCTTTCCTAATGCTTTCTGGGGTTGGGGTGGAGAAGATGACGACCTGTGGAACCGAGTACAGAATGCAGGCTGTTCTGTGAGTCGGCCGGAAGATGACACAGGGAAGTACAAGTCCATTCTTCCTCACCACCGAGGAGAAGTCCAGTTTCTTGGCAGGTACGCGTTGCTGAGGAAGTCCAAAGAACGGCAAGGGCTGGACGGTCTCAACAACTTGAACTACTTTGCAAACGTCACATACGATGCCTTGTATAAAAACATTACTGTCAATTTGACACCCGAGTTGGCTCAGGTGACCGAGTACTGA